The window TGGATATCACCGAGCTGCTGGAGTATGCGGAGGACGGTGATGAAATCTACATTGAAGAGTTTGTCCCCTCTCTGAATAAAATAGATTTAAACTGCTCCCCCGCGAGTTTTACCGTGGATACCAGTTTATAAACAATACAACAAAATTATTTTTTAATAATAATCTATCGCATATTTGTACAATATAGCATTGACAGTGGTATCTGTAATGGTCATTCCTGTAACCTTGTTTTCTGAGTTTGTCTCGTAGGTATATCTTCGTTCCCCTGCTGTTCTCAGTAAGTTATAATTGGCATTGCAGGTTTTATACCCTAATAACCCAAACAAATACAAAGGATCAAACCGCAAAATAGACTGTTCCATTTCTAATCTTCCAAAGGCGCTTAGTGTAAATAAATTCTGAAAAGGTAGTTGATGGGAATTTAGCAAAGGGGTATATGAAAATATTAATGTATCGTAATATGTGTATATACTGCCATAGTAATCAGATCCGGTATTATTATATTTCATCTCTGTATTATTTTGTCCGTTAAAAAGTAAATCATACTCATTTATCGAAATTTTAAAAAGTGGATTGTAAGATAACAGGAATTTCATGGAATCAATGGTTGCACCGGTATAATTAAATCTGTACTTTTCACGGTATGCTAAACTGAAGCTGTCAAAGGTATAGACAGAAGTGATTTGGTTTTGTGGGTTAATGAATGCTGTGTATTTACTGTAAAAAACACTCGGCACATTAAATAGTATATCCACTTTATTTATGTCATGTTCTATGGTAAGTACGCCTAAAGTATCAAAATCAATTCTTGTTAATTTAGCATCTGTAGAGTCATAATGAAAATAATAAAATATGCTATTCATATTTTCATCCGGAGCCTGAATTAATTGTAATTTCTTTATTTTTCCTTTTAATGGGTTTGCAGGGGGAATTACATCGTTATTTGAGCACGAAGTAAACATTATTACAAGTACTAAAAACTTAAGTATTGAACTCATCTTATGCATTTTGTGAATTAATTATGCCCGTTTAACCACCGAACTACATCTTGGCGTACAGCCACTCTTAAGCCAAGAGGTATTGGACTATAGAAATATGCTCCATTCCACCCATGTTCAGCGTCATTATAAAGCTTAATAACATGTTTGTTGGTTAAGGTATTATATGTTACTGGTATTTGTTGATTTATGAAGGCATTAAAAAATGTATATGTTCCTATAAGTCCGCCATAAGCAGTATTAGCTAAGTTAGTACTCATCCCATCTGTAGATTTATTGTAAGGGACTAAATGATCTGCTACTCCATTCCCGTGCATGATAAAAGTTGGGATAATATTTGCACTGGTGGTAAGCTTTACTTTGGGACTATAAGCAGATAATGTTGTATTTGTTGAGGGGTTTAATATTTGTGATTTCATGCCTGATTGTATCAAATTAAATGATTTTATTATCTTCTTGTATGAAGGTTGATTTGCAGCTGTACAGTTAAAGGGTGAAACTGATTGATATATTGTATAAGGAGAACTTTCATCAAAGATATAGTAATAAGGCATATTGTTATTATAGAAATTTCCTGAACAAATAAACGGTACCGAATAATTATCTAAGGTATCCGCATATTGATTCATGTTAGTTGGGGCATACATGGAGACTACAGACTTAAGAAAAGTACTGTTTTGTGGTAATGAATATGCATATAGCAAAGCAAGATGACCTCCTGCGCTTTCTCCTAGAATATGAATTTTTTCAGCACTTACTGAGTATCCATATAAACAGGTATAAAAGTTTGCTCGAATGTGATTTATTGCATTCTGTATATCTGCAACTTGATCGTACCACCAATTTGTTGTTAGTGGAAACTCATTAATGTCATTGCCATAATCTATCAATCGATATAAAAGAGACACCACTACATATCCATTATTTAATAAATCTTTTACCATGCTCTCATTTGTATTATAATCAGCCCAATTATAAGGAAAGCCTAAAATAGAAACATCTTGTCCTGAAAACCAACCGCCACCGGGTATCATAACCACTACAGGGGAATTTGCGGTTACATTATTGGGCAAATAGACATAGTATCTCTGCCTGTCATCCGTCCCATATTGTCCAATATAATCTACTTTATTGCCAAATGCATCATAAGGGTAATAATAGGTGCCGGGATCTGGGTTTGTGGGAACTGTTAAGCAGATTCCGTTACAGCAATGAAAATCTTCTCCGCCACCACCACCGCCCGCATTAATACTAACAGCCGACCGCGAAATAGTATTTAGGTATTCAGGATTATATCTTAATATATCCCTTAATGGAGAGGTTAGCATGCTGAAATCTGTACTCTCTTCTTTTTTTGAAGCATCAGCAGATGTCCTTAAATGAGTACCAGCAGATTCTGTTACAACTGTTTCATTTATACTTACTTCTTTATCACAACTGATTAGAAGGACACTTAAAAGCAGGTATAAGAAAACGGAAATGCTATTTTCTTTGATATGCGATTTTTTCATTTTATACCATATTTATATTTTAAAGTTACTAATTTAAAACTAAAGATGCAAATATCCTTTTTATATATAAGCAACAAATTATTCCTTACCTTCGCACCGGCTTATTTTTTGCAGATTTTAGTTTTTGCAATAGCCAACCGAATACATGGATTTGCAGCAATTGTTGTTCCTGTTCCGTGATGATCAGCGGACACAGGAATTGTCACACCACCTTTCTTCTCCGCAGGCACGCGTCCTGCTGCGGGGGACTATTGGCTCTTCCGTCAATTTTATTACCGCTTCGCTGTTTCTGCAGGCAGAATATACACACGTCATTATTGCCCATGATGCCGAAGAGGCACAATATATTCAGAATGACCTGCAGCACCTCTTAGAGAAGAAAGAGATACTTTATCTGCCGTCTTCCTATAAAAAGCCATACGCCTTTGCGGAGCACAGTGGTCACCATATCTTATTGCGTGCGCAAACCCTGAACGCCCTGATGAATGCCAAGAAAGGCGGCGAACTGATTGTCACCTTTCCGGATGCCTTGCAGGAATTGCTGGTGCGCAAAGAGAAACTCATAGAAAACACCCTGTTCTTAAAAACCGGCGAAAAAATAGACGTGGATTTCATGCTCGATGTACTCCTTGAATACGGATTCAACCGCACGGATTTTGTGTACGAACCCGGTGAGTTTTCCATCCGCGGCGGTATCATTGATGTCTTTTCGTTCGGCAATGAATTGCCGTATCGTATTGAGCTGTTCGACAATGAAGTGGAAAGCCTCCGCACCTTTGATCCGGAAACGCAACTGTCGCAACGCAAGATTTCCGAGCTGACGATTATACCGAATATCAACGAACATTTTACACAGGAAACGACGGCATCCCTGTTTGAATTCCTGCCGGAAAATACCGTGTTCTGGTTCCGGGATGCTGTATTGTTCCAGGAGCTGTCGGAGAAACAGTATGACAGAGCTTTGGAAGAAATGGAACTCCTGAAGAATCCCCCTTCAGGGGGCAGAAAGGGGGTAGAACATCCGTTTCTGAATAAGGCATTGAACCAGCTCTTCGTCGCACCCGAAGAACTGATGAACGAATTGGCAAAGTATCGAATAATTTCGGCCTCACTGCTGCCGGCTGTACTTAAAGAAAAAGAAGAAAAACATATCACCTACCGCCAATCTCCCCAGCCGTCGTTCAACCGCAACTTTGATTTGCTGATTCAGGATTTAAGGCAGCAACGAAAAAATCATTTCCAATTATTTCTCTTCTCTGAAAACGCGCGTCAGATCGAACGGTTCCAGCATATTTTTCAGGATAAAAAAGCAGATATTAATTTCAATCCCTGCTATGTTGATTTGGCGCAAGGGTTTATAGACAAGGATTTACAGGTGGTGTGTTACACCGACCATCAGATATTTGACCGTTACCACAAATACAAAACCAAATCCGGATTTAACCGGACCAAAGCGATTACCATCCGACAGCTGAAAGATTTGAATCCCGGCGATTATGTGACACATATCGACCATGGCGTTGGCGTGTTCTCTGGCCTCGAAACCATTACCGTCAACGGACAGTCGCAGGAAATGGTACGCCTGATGTATAAAGACAATGACCTGTTGTATGTCAACATCAACTCGCTGCATAAAATTTCCAAATTCACCGGCAAAGAGGGGCATATTCCGAAAGTGAACAAACTCGGCAGCGACGCCTGGACCAACCTTAAGAACAAGACAAAGAAAAAAATCAAGGACATCGCGGCGGAACTCATCAAACTGTATGCGCAACGGAAAGTAGCCAAAGGCTATGCCTTTCACAAAGACACCTATCTGCAGGATGAGCTGGAAGCAAGTTTTATGTATGAAGACACCCCCGACCAGATAAAGGCTACCGCCGATGTGAAAGCGGATATGGAAAAGCCACATCCCATGGACCGGCTGATTTGCGGCGATGTGGGATTCGGTAAAACGGAAATTGCCATTCGGGCAGCCTATAAAGCGGTCACCAACAGAAAACAGGTAGCGGTTTTAGTGCCTACCACCATCTTGGCGTGGCAGCATTTCAAGACGTTTTCCTCCCGTTTGAAAGAGCAGGGTGTGGTGGTTGATTTTCTCAACCGCTTTAAATCCGCCAAAGAGAAGAAGGAAACGCTGGAAAAAACAAAAGAAGGAAAAACCGACATTCTAATTGGCACACATGCCCTGCTCAATAAAGAACTGATCTTTAAAGATCTGGGATTGCTAATCATCGATGAGGAGCAAAAATTCGGCGTTTCCGCGAAAGAAAAGCTGCGGCATATTTCTGCGAATGTAGATACGCTGACACTTACCGCCACACCGATTCCACGCACACTAAAATTTTCACTGATGGGTGCGCGCGATTTGTCCAATATCATGACACCACCCACCAATCGTATTCCTATTACGACGGAAGTACAGGTCTTTGATGTAAAAAAACTCAAAGAAATCATTGAGTTTGAGGTATATCGGGGTGGCCAGGTTTATTTCGTACACAACCGGGTAAAAGACTTGCCGGAACTGGAAACGGTACTGAGAAAGTTATGTCCGGATATCAGCATTAAAACAGCACACGGGCAACTGGAAGGCGATCAGCTGGAAGAAATCATGCTGCAGTTTATCAACGGAGAATTTGATGTGCTGCTGAGTACCAATATTGTGGAAAGCGGACTGGATATTCCAAATGCGAATACGATTATCATCAACAATGCACATCATTTCGGGTTGAGCGATTTGCATCAGCTGCGCGGTCGGGTTGGGCGTTCCAACAAGAAAGCATTCTGCTATCTGTTAGCACCTCCAAAATCCACGCTGACGGATGAAGCCCGAAAACGCCTGCAGACACTGGAAGAATTTTCCGATTTAGGTTCCGGATTCCAGATCGCCCTGCGCGATATGGACATACGCGGTGCGGGAAATCTGTTGGGTGGCGAACAAAGCGGATTTATCACGGATATCGGCTTTGAGATGTATCATAAAATCCTGGATGAAGCGATACAGGAATTAAAATATACAGACTTCAAAGAAGTCTTTAAGGAACAGATTGAAGAGCAAAAACAATTCGTGTATGACTGTACGATTGACACGGATGTGGAGATGCTCATTCCGCTGGAATATGTGCAGAATACGGAAGAGCGATTGCGATTGTACACAGAATTAGATGCCATTGAAAGCGAAGAAAAACTGCAGGCTTTCGCGAAGAAGACAGAAGACCGGTTTGGAAAACTGCCGAAACAAATCAGTGAGCTGTTTGACGGACTGCGCATCCGCTGGGTAGCCAAAAAAATAGGGTTTGAGCGCATTATCCTGAAAGGCGGGAAGCTGCGCTGTTATTTTTTAGACAATCCGAGATCTCCCTACTACGAAAGCCCCTATTTTCCAAAAGTGATGGCCTATATTCAGAATTCTAAAAAGAGGTGCAACCTGAAGCAAAGCGGCAACAGTCTGATACTGGTGTACGACAACATCAAAACCATGCACGAAACAGAATTGTTGTTTAAAGATATTGATGTGAATGTATTTGGGTAACCCACCCCTTAGTCCCCTCCGGGGAGGGGAAAGCGCAAGTGCATTTCTGTTCGGACTGTTCGTTTGTATTTTGTCATTTAAAAATTAAAAATTGTGCTGAAATTAAAATATTATGGCACTGTCCGAATCTCCCTTCAAGACGGGATTAAGCCTGCCTGTCAGCAGACAGGGGGTGTGTAAAATTCAGCCCTACACACGCAACAGCACGCCGCCAAATCCCTGTAACGTAATTTGATTGCCCGAAACAACGGATTGTTTTAAGGTGTATACCTTTTCTTTAATATTGAAATTTATCCTGGTGCCTCTGTCTTCGGAACTGAAATTTAAGATAATCAGTAATTTTTCTTTCGGCGAGCTGCGCAGAAAAGCCAGTAAATCCTTGCTGTCTGCAGAAAACACCTCGATAGAACCATCCTGCAGAGAAGTATAATCCTTTCGAAGCTGGTTCAGTTTTTTGAAGACATTGAGCAGTGACTGTTCATCCGCCTGCTGCTGTGCCACATTCCTGTTTTCCAGATCATCCGCTATCGGGAGCCATGTAGAACTGGCTGCCGAAAAGCCTGCATTTTTTCCATTGTTCCACTGCATCGGCGTACGGCACACATCCCTGTTGATGGGCACCGGAATCCGGTCGGCCAAAAACTGCGGTACCCAGGAAAAAGTATGAGCCAAAGCATCTTTCGCGATTTTAATGGGAATCTTCACATTGGTCATTCCAATCTCCTCCCCATAATAAACCGTAGGAACACCGCGCATGGTGTACTGCAGCAAAGCCAGCAGTTTAGCTTTCTCTAAATTGTTGCGGAGGCGGCCGATGCTGCGCAGCTGGTCATGGTTCGAGAATACGATAACCGGTGTATAGGGTTTCGGATATTCCTTTTCGTACTCCAGGATTTTTTTTCTGAAAAATCCGGCATCGAAATTAAACATGACCACATCAAATAAGAAAATGAGATGCAGCCCGTCCTGCCGTTCGCCGAGGTATTGTTTTTTCAGTTTGTGCTTTCCAAACACTTCTCCCAGCAGCAACCTGGCCGGTTGAAATTCATTTATGACGCTCCGCAATTCTTTCGCCAGCGTAAAATTCTCCGGTTGATTTACGGAATATTTTCGTACCTGAAAATTCCCGCCCGGATATTCTTCGCTGGGAATGGCACACAGGATGGAAAATGGGTTGTCGCGGAACTGCGGGTCTTTGATGATGCAGTTGAAAATATCCAACCGAAAACCATCCACGCCTTTTGCGAGCCAGAAACGGCAGGCATCAAACATCTGTTGTTTTACTGCAGGGTTCTGGTAATTCAAATCCGGCTGGAAGGGCAGGAAAGAGGCAAAATAATACTGGTCTCTTTCTTTGCAATAATGCCAGCCTTTCGGCCCTACAATACTTTTCCAGTTATTCGGTTGGTCGCGCCAGATATACCAGTCCGCTTTTGGATTAATCCTCGATGATTTGGACTCCAGGAACCAGGCATGCTGATCAGAGGTATGGTTCATCACCATATCAAATACAATCTTCAGACCTTTATCGTGACAGGCGGCAATCAATGCTTCAGCATCCTGCAGTGTACCATATTCAGGAGCGATATTGAAATAATCGGCGATATCATATCCAAAATCCACCTGCGGGGATGTGTAAAAGGGAGAAATCCAGATAGTCTCAAACCCGAGGTCTCGTATATAATCCAGTTTCTGAATGATACCGTTCAGGTCGCCGATGCCATCGCCATTGCTGTCATAAAAGGAACGGGGGTAAATCTGGTAGATAGCCGTTGTGTTATACCATGCCATGGAGTGAAAATACTAAAATAAAACAAGGATAAAAAATTTACGAAAGCTTATACAGCCTGGCTGAATTTGGGCGTTTCCTGTGGCGAGTCAGATATGGAATCGTTCATGCGCTTGTCAAAAACGGCACATATATTTCGCAGGAAACTCCAACCTGACGGCGTAACCCTTAGGGTGGTATTTTTCCAATCTATCAAACCGTCTTTTTGTAAATCTTCCAGCTGGTGTCTCATTTTTTCAGTCAATTCAAACTCGTTTTTCCAGTTTGTTTTCCCCTTACAGGCAATATGCAAAATCTGTTTGCGGTAAACGATATCCTCTTCTGTCAGGTTGATACCCCGATGTATAGGCAATGTGTTTTTTTCCAGGGCTTCATAATATTCTTCGACCGTTTTCAGGTTCTGGCGGTAGCCGTAAAAAACATCACTGATTGCCGAAACCCCTAATCCAATCAACACCTCTGTGTTGGTGGTGGTATATCCCATAAAATTGCGGTGCAGCGTTCCGTTGTTTTTACTGATCAACAATGCATCTCCCTCTAAAGCGAAATGATCCATCCCCACATCGGCATAGCCGGCCTTGACCAGCATAGCTTTACCCAATTCATATAATTCAAACTTCTCGTTACCTTTCGGCAAATCATTTTCGTCATATGCCCGCTGTGATTTTTTTGTCCAGGGTACATGCGCATAACTGTAAAATGCTATCCGGTTGGGTTTTAATTCAATGACAGATTGTATTGTCTGTTCTATACTTTCTTTTGTCTGAAACGGCAAGCCGTAAATCAAATCGAAGTTGACGGATTCGTAGCCGATCTCACGTGCCCATTCGGTCGCCTGTTTGGTCTTCTCATACGGCTGTATGCGGTTAATGGCGGTCTGTACCTTTATATCTAAATCCTGCACACCGTAACTCACCCTGCGAAAACCCCTACCATACAATGTTTGCAAATGTTCGTAGGTGGTGTTGTTCGGATGCCCCTCAAAACTAAACTCCCGTTCGGGATGTATGGCAACGTCTTTAAATAATTCCGTAAGGAAAGCTTGTAGGTTTTCCGGACTGAAAAAAGTGGGCGTTCCGCCTCCCAGGTGTAATTCCCGAATCACCAATCCTTCTCCGAAAATGAATTTATAGTGTTCCCATTCCTTTAAGAGATGGTCAATGTAAATGGTTTCGACACTGTGGTTTTTAGTGATGCGTTTATTGCATCCGCAATAGGTACACAGTTGCTCGCAAAAAGGCAAATGTATATAAAGGCTGATACCCTCTTTCGTTTTACCCGCATGGATTGCTTTCTGAATTTGAAGGGTCCAGTCTTCATTATCCGTCATGTTGTCCTGCCAGTACGGAACAGTAGGATAGCTGGTATACCTTGGAATAGGAACATTGTATTTTTCTATCAGCGGATTAAAAGCCATATGCAAAAATAAGGGGATTGCGCCAAACCAAGTATGATTTATATCACATCCGCCTGGCTAAATCATTTTTAAGGGGATCATTGCTGTCTTCCAGGTGCTTTTTTACGGTTTGTCTGTCCTGTTCGGATTTGTTCTGAGACAGTTTTTCCTTTCCTTGCAGTTCGCTGACTGTTATCTTGAAGGCTACGATACCTTTAAGCAAGCCATTCACATATTTTTCATCCAATGACCTGAACTGTTCCAGGTAAGAAGGTTCATAAGCCTGCATTTGTCTGTGAAGGACCATCAATTTTTCTTCATCGGTATGGTATAATTCTATTTTTCCATAGGCATGGACCGCCATAAAATTCCAGGTAGGAACATTCTGCGGATGCTCATACAATGTGGGCGAAATATAGGCGTGTGGTTCGGAGAAGATAACCAGCACATTCTGACCATCCATATTTCTCCATTGATGGTTTGTGAGAGAGAGGTGCGAATAGAGTACGATATCTTTTTCTTGCTTTTCTATCACAAAGGGCAAATGTGTCGCAAGAGGGCGATTGTCTTCTGCAGAAATCAGTACAGCAAAATTATATTGTTGCATGAATGCCAGCAGTTTGCCGGTATCTTTCTGCTCAAAATGTTTAGGTATGTACATATCCGCCCTGAATATTTGTCATTAAAGAATCCCGGAGCTACCAGGTAGAAATTGTTTTGACGACAACCGTATCTCTGTTGTCCGGTGTTTTCTCTAAAATACGGGTGTTGATGTTGCCGCTTCCGGCAAAATCAATCAGGTTCCTTCGTTGCCGGAACACCTCTTCGGGATGTGCCCTAAACTTTGCCAGCACCACCCATTTGCCTCTCTTGAAACTATACAGCAACACATCCCCCACCATTCCATCCGGCGATTTTATAACGATAGAAAAATCATCCGATCCGTCTCCGTCCACATCATTTTCATTTAAGACATTGACACCCACACATTGCGGTATCCTGATTTCCGGCAGATCTAAATTGGTAAAGGATATTTTTGTTTCCATAGTCACATATGTCCCCGAGGAGTCCGGTTCCGGTTTTAGAATGATAAGGTCTTCATTTTCTCCGTCACCGTTAAAATCGCCGGAAGACTGACTTTCACTTTCTTCAAACTCTTCGAACAAAGAAACCATCTCCGGCCGGCTGTCCGCCTCCTTGTCACTTTCTATAATTATATGCCAACTGCTGTCTGCCTGTTTTTTGAAAATGAGATACGAATGATAGACGTTGGGTTTGTTGTCAATAGTCACCAGTTTTAAGAACTCACATTTGTAATCGCCCGTATCAGAAGCATAAATTCCCACCCTTCCGATGATACGTTCTTTGTATGAGTCTGCTTTTCTTATCTTAAATACTTTAGTATCAATAACCGATTTTCTTGAAACTCTTTTTTTGAAAAACAGCACCGGGTCGTTGTAAAATTTATAGAGGCTGTCAATTCGGGTTGAGTCATGCGCTGCATTCCACTCATACACTACATCAATAACCGTTTGCTGTTCGGTGGGCAGCATTTTATAAGACTGTTTGATCTCGTCTTCCTTAGACAACACTGTTTTTTTTGCTTCATTATTACAGGAAGAACATGCTTGAAATAAAGAGAGAAGAACGGCGATAATTATGAAATAAGAATTTTTCTTCACACGGTATATTTAGTATCAAAGATAAGCATTAGATTAAAGTACCCGGTTATAATCGCTAATTTTTTTAAAAACAAATCCTCAATAGAGACAAGTGCCCTGCCGAAACTTCAGGGTTGCAGCAATAAAAAAATACGACAGCTGCATTTTGCATAAATAGAAAACGGAAGCGTGTGGCTTTGTAAAAAATGATTTTTACATGGTATTTTGAGGCATTGTAACAAAATATTTTTAAAAAAAATTTGCCCTTGTTGAAAACGTAAAGCATATATTTTTTCGACAAGGTGTAATAATTTTACAGGCAAGGGTTTATGGTTGTGTTTGTGTTTGTTTTAAAAAAATTTTTTTTGACATTCCCTGTAACATCAGTCTTTACTGGTTTTTCGTCCGGGCAAATGGAAGAAAATCTTTTATCAATGAATCCTTTTTGAATGATACGAAATATTGGAATGAAAAAATCAAACCTAAAAAAACCGTCTGAATTATTTTTACGAATAAAGACTGGCTTTACGTTATCCACAATTATCAACATTTATGAATAACTCAAGTATTGTATAAAATGAATAATGTATTACTTTTATATTGCAGAATAGTTAAAAGAGAATTTCAATCTGCATATAAAAAATAAAGTTCTCTGACAGAAATGTTTCGACTGTATAAAATGAAACAAAAAAACAAAATCAAAAAGCAATGGCAAAGAAAACAGCAAGCGCAAAGCCAGCAGCAAAAAAAGCTCCAGCTAAGAAAGCAGCAGCTCCAAAAAAAGCAGTAGCAAAAAAAGCTCCGGCTAAGAAAGCAGCAGCTCCTAAAAAAGCAGCAGCTCCTAAAAAAGCAGTAGCGAAAAAAGCTCCGGCGAAAAAAGCTCCGGCGAAAAAAGCAGCAGCTCCTAAAAAAGCAGTGGCGAAAAAAGCTCCGGCTAAGAAAGCGGCAGCTCCTAAAAAAAAGTAATCGCATCCGTGCGACGAAAACAATAAACCCGATACCTTTAAAGGTGTCGGGTTTTGTTTTTTAACCTTGCGATTTACAGAAATGAGAATGCACTGACACGCTCAGATTCCTTCCATAATAACACCTGTAAATTTATATCATAAGACGCCGATGATGATTTTTTAGCTTTACAGTTGTGAAAATACTTTCCGGTAATACCCTTCACTTCATCACTGCCCGCCAGGTAGATATGAGAACTCGCGCCTTTTTCTACCGTTAAACCAAATAATCTGGAAAAGGTACTCCAGGCCACTCCAAAGAATGTATTTCCATTCTTAGAGCCTATCGGTGTGTATACGAAACCGGGGTGCAGTGCATTGACGGTAATATTGAATGGTTTGGACTTCTCTGCGAGATAATAGGTGAATAGTACATTTGCCAGTTTGGATTGTTCGTAAGCTTTCAGTACAAAATAGTTTTTCTTTTTATAAAACGATTCTATGTCTATTGTCTTAGCCTGGTAATGGGAGTCGCTGGCAACATTAACAATGCGGGCGTCCGTGCCTTTTTTCAGCAAATCGAACAGGTAATATGTCAGCCAGAAATAATTGAAGTGATTGTTCGCTATCGTCATTTCTATCCCATCCGGAGACAGTTCAAATTTGGAAAACACGCCACCGGCATTATTCAGCAACACATCCAGCTTGCTGAAATCTTTTTTGATTTGTTCGGCAACCTGTTCCACTGATTTCTGAACGGCCAGATTGGCGACATACAAATGTATCTTGCTGTTGCCGGAAAAAGCCTGAATGCCTTTAACTGCCTGTTCTCCTTTTTCTCTGTTGCGGCACAACAAGATAATTTCATGACCCTGTTTGGCCAGTTGTCGGGCGGCTTCGAAACCTAAACCGGAATTGGCCCCTGTGATAAGAATGGTTTTATTGTTCATATAAAAATTTTATTCGTTATAATTAAATCCGCTCCTGCCATTTAAACATCTCATCCCTCAATCGTGCCGCTTCCATAAAGTCCATTTGCTGGGAAGCTCGCTGCATGGCTTTTTTAATTAGTGCTATCTTCTTTTCGATTTGTTCTTTAGTCATGTATGCCGCTTCTTCATCCGCTGCAAAGCTCATCTTCTCCGTTTCTTCTTTGTATTTTCTTT is drawn from Sphingobacteriales bacterium and contains these coding sequences:
- a CDS encoding alpha/beta hydrolase; translation: MKKSHIKENSISVFLYLLLSVLLISCDKEVSINETVVTESAGTHLRTSADASKKEESTDFSMLTSPLRDILRYNPEYLNTISRSAVSINAGGGGGGEDFHCCNGICLTVPTNPDPGTYYYPYDAFGNKVDYIGQYGTDDRQRYYVYLPNNVTANSPVVVMIPGGGWFSGQDVSILGFPYNWADYNTNESMVKDLLNNGYVVVSLLYRLIDYGNDINEFPLTTNWWYDQVADIQNAINHIRANFYTCLYGYSVSAEKIHILGESAGGHLALLYAYSLPQNSTFLKSVVSMYAPTNMNQYADTLDNYSVPFICSGNFYNNNMPYYYIFDESSPYTIYQSVSPFNCTAANQPSYKKIIKSFNLIQSGMKSQILNPSTNTTLSAYSPKVKLTTSANIIPTFIMHGNGVADHLVPYNKSTDGMSTNLANTAYGGLIGTYTFFNAFINQQIPVTYNTLTNKHVIKLYNDAEHGWNGAYFYSPIPLGLRVAVRQDVVRWLNGHN
- the mfd gene encoding transcription-repair coupling factor; the encoded protein is MDLQQLLFLFRDDQRTQELSHHLSSPQARVLLRGTIGSSVNFITASLFLQAEYTHVIIAHDAEEAQYIQNDLQHLLEKKEILYLPSSYKKPYAFAEHSGHHILLRAQTLNALMNAKKGGELIVTFPDALQELLVRKEKLIENTLFLKTGEKIDVDFMLDVLLEYGFNRTDFVYEPGEFSIRGGIIDVFSFGNELPYRIELFDNEVESLRTFDPETQLSQRKISELTIIPNINEHFTQETTASLFEFLPENTVFWFRDAVLFQELSEKQYDRALEEMELLKNPPSGGRKGVEHPFLNKALNQLFVAPEELMNELAKYRIISASLLPAVLKEKEEKHITYRQSPQPSFNRNFDLLIQDLRQQRKNHFQLFLFSENARQIERFQHIFQDKKADINFNPCYVDLAQGFIDKDLQVVCYTDHQIFDRYHKYKTKSGFNRTKAITIRQLKDLNPGDYVTHIDHGVGVFSGLETITVNGQSQEMVRLMYKDNDLLYVNINSLHKISKFTGKEGHIPKVNKLGSDAWTNLKNKTKKKIKDIAAELIKLYAQRKVAKGYAFHKDTYLQDELEASFMYEDTPDQIKATADVKADMEKPHPMDRLICGDVGFGKTEIAIRAAYKAVTNRKQVAVLVPTTILAWQHFKTFSSRLKEQGVVVDFLNRFKSAKEKKETLEKTKEGKTDILIGTHALLNKELIFKDLGLLIIDEEQKFGVSAKEKLRHISANVDTLTLTATPIPRTLKFSLMGARDLSNIMTPPTNRIPITTEVQVFDVKKLKEIIEFEVYRGGQVYFVHNRVKDLPELETVLRKLCPDISIKTAHGQLEGDQLEEIMLQFINGEFDVLLSTNIVESGLDIPNANTIIINNAHHFGLSDLHQLRGRVGRSNKKAFCYLLAPPKSTLTDEARKRLQTLEEFSDLGSGFQIALRDMDIRGAGNLLGGEQSGFITDIGFEMYHKILDEAIQELKYTDFKEVFKEQIEEQKQFVYDCTIDTDVEMLIPLEYVQNTEERLRLYTELDAIESEEKLQAFAKKTEDRFGKLPKQISELFDGLRIRWVAKKIGFERIILKGGKLRCYFLDNPRSPYYESPYFPKVMAYIQNSKKRCNLKQSGNSLILVYDNIKTMHETELLFKDIDVNVFG
- a CDS encoding FMN-binding negative transcriptional regulator, coding for MYIPKHFEQKDTGKLLAFMQQYNFAVLISAEDNRPLATHLPFVIEKQEKDIVLYSHLSLTNHQWRNMDGQNVLVIFSEPHAYISPTLYEHPQNVPTWNFMAVHAYGKIELYHTDEEKLMVLHRQMQAYEPSYLEQFRSLDEKYVNGLLKGIVAFKITVSELQGKEKLSQNKSEQDRQTVKKHLEDSNDPLKNDLARRM
- the hemN gene encoding oxygen-independent coproporphyrinogen III oxidase — encoded protein: MAFNPLIEKYNVPIPRYTSYPTVPYWQDNMTDNEDWTLQIQKAIHAGKTKEGISLYIHLPFCEQLCTYCGCNKRITKNHSVETIYIDHLLKEWEHYKFIFGEGLVIRELHLGGGTPTFFSPENLQAFLTELFKDVAIHPEREFSFEGHPNNTTYEHLQTLYGRGFRRVSYGVQDLDIKVQTAINRIQPYEKTKQATEWAREIGYESVNFDLIYGLPFQTKESIEQTIQSVIELKPNRIAFYSYAHVPWTKKSQRAYDENDLPKGNEKFELYELGKAMLVKAGYADVGMDHFALEGDALLISKNNGTLHRNFMGYTTTNTEVLIGLGVSAISDVFYGYRQNLKTVEEYYEALEKNTLPIHRGINLTEEDIVYRKQILHIACKGKTNWKNEFELTEKMRHQLEDLQKDGLIDWKNTTLRVTPSGWSFLRNICAVFDKRMNDSISDSPQETPKFSQAV
- a CDS encoding alpha-glucosidase, encoding MAWYNTTAIYQIYPRSFYDSNGDGIGDLNGIIQKLDYIRDLGFETIWISPFYTSPQVDFGYDIADYFNIAPEYGTLQDAEALIAACHDKGLKIVFDMVMNHTSDQHAWFLESKSSRINPKADWYIWRDQPNNWKSIVGPKGWHYCKERDQYYFASFLPFQPDLNYQNPAVKQQMFDACRFWLAKGVDGFRLDIFNCIIKDPQFRDNPFSILCAIPSEEYPGGNFQVRKYSVNQPENFTLAKELRSVINEFQPARLLLGEVFGKHKLKKQYLGERQDGLHLIFLFDVVMFNFDAGFFRKKILEYEKEYPKPYTPVIVFSNHDQLRSIGRLRNNLEKAKLLALLQYTMRGVPTVYYGEEIGMTNVKIPIKIAKDALAHTFSWVPQFLADRIPVPINRDVCRTPMQWNNGKNAGFSAASSTWLPIADDLENRNVAQQQADEQSLLNVFKKLNQLRKDYTSLQDGSIEVFSADSKDLLAFLRSSPKEKLLIILNFSSEDRGTRINFNIKEKVYTLKQSVVSGNQITLQGFGGVLLRV